The following DNA comes from bacterium.
GCGCCGCGCGCCGCGGGCGGGTGAGCGGCACCGGGGTGGGCTTGCCGGCGTTGCCGAGCACCAGCGCCGTCCCCGCCTGCAGGCCGCCCGCGACCTCGAGCTCGACCCGCTCCGCGTCGCGGGCCCGGATCTCGTCGGCGACCGCCGCGGCCTCGTCCTCGGGCACGCCCAGCACCTGGAGCGCCTTCTCGCCGAACGCCATCGCCGACTCGAACGTCTCGCGCACGTAGTGGTCGATGCCGTGCTGGATCAGGTGCAGCGCATGCTCGCGGTCGTAGGCCCGGACGAGCAGCTGCGCCAGCGGGAACTCGGACTGGACCAGCTCGACGATCTTGTTCGCCGCCGCCTGGTCGTCGACGCACACGGCGATGGCGCGCGCCCGCCCCGCGCCCGAGGCGTGGAGCACGTCGAGCCGCGTGCCGTCGCCGTAGTAGACCTGGAAGCCGAAGCCGGCGGCGTTGCGGATCATGTCGATGTCGGTGTCGATGATGGAGACGTTGTATCCGCGCGCCAGCAGGGATTGGCTCGCCACCTGCCCGAAGCGGCCGAATCCGATCATGAGGACGCACCCGTCGAGCCCGAACGGCACGGCGACGCCTTCGAGCGACGCGGGCTCCGCGGGCTCGAACCAGCGCAGCGCGAGCACGAGGACCGGCGTCAGCGCCATCGAGACGATCACCGTCGTGGTGAGAACGGCGTTCGTCTCCTGGACGAAGAGGCCCACGCCGGCCGCCGCGCTGTAGAGTACGAACGCGAACTCGCCGCCCTGGGCGAGGAGCGCTGCGCGATGCAGGCCGTCGGCGTGCGACGACCCCGAGAGGCGCGCGACGACGTAGATCGTCGCCGCCTTGGCTCCCATGAACGCGACCACGCCGAGCACGATCGTCGGCCAGGCGCGCATGACGACGCCGACGTCGAGCGCCATGCCCACGGCCAGGAAGAAGAGCCCGAGGAGGATGCCGCGGAACGGCTCGATGTCGGCTTCGAGTTGGTGACGGAAGGTCGACTCCGACAGCAGCACGCCCGCGAGGAACGCGCCCATCGCCATCGACAGCCCGCCGAGCTGCATGAGCAGCGCCGCTCCGAGGACGACGAGCAGCGCCGCCGCCGTCATGACCTCGCGCGCGTGCGCCGCCGCGAGCAGGCGGAAGAACGGGTTCAGGAACCAGCGTCCGGCCGCGACCAGCGCGAGGATCGAGGCGAGGCCGATCAGCACGCCCTCGAGCCGCGACGAGCCGACCTCGGTCCCCCCGGGTGCGAGGAAGGCCACGAGCGCCAGCAGCGGAACGATCGCGAGGTCTTCGAGCAGCAGGATCGACACCACCTGCTGCCCCCGCGACGACGCCGTCTCGCCGCGCTCGTCGAGGAGCTGCATCACGATCGCCGTCGACGACAGCGTGAAGCCCATGGCGGCGATGAACGCGACCACCGGCGTCATGCCGAGCGCCACGCCCACGCCGGTGACCATGCCGCCGCAGGCGAGCACCTGCGCCACGCCCAGCCCGAAGATCTGGGCGCGCAGCTTCCACAATCGCGACGGCTGCATCTCGAGCCCGATCACGAAGAGGAACATGACGACGCCCAGCTCGGCGGTGTGCAGGATCGCCTGCGGGTCGGTGAACAACCCGAGCCCGTAGGGCCCGATGGCGAGTCCGGCAGCGAGATAGCCCAGCACCGAGCCGAGCCCGGCGCGCTTGAAGACGGTGACGGCGGCGACGCCGGCGCCGAGCAGTGCGACGACCTGTCCGAGCTCCACGCCGTGGGATTCGGCGGCCACGACTAACCCTGCGTGATGGGGATGTGCTTCGGCTGCGCCGCGACCCGTGACAGCCATGCCCGCACCGCGCGGTAGGGCGCGAGGTCGAAGCCGCCCTCCCCGGCCACGTGCGTGTAGGCGTAGAGCGCGACGTCGGCGATCGTGTAGCGCTCGCCGACGAAGAACGTTCGCGACCCGAGGTGCTGCTCCATCACCGCCAGCGCCGCATGGCCCGCCTTCTCCTTGCCGGGCAGCAGGCGGGCACGCTCCTCGTCGACGTGCGTGTGCTTCCAGAAACGCACCGTCGCGATGTTCGGCTCGTGGCTGTACTGCTCGAAGAACATCCACTGGAGCACCTGCGCGTGCGCCAGACGGCCGTTGGGGAGGAGCGGCGTGCCCTCCGCGAAGTACCAGCAGATGGCGTTCGACTCGGCGAGGAACGTGCCGTCCTCGAGCTCGACGGTCGGAATGCGCCCGTTCGGGTTCTTCGCCAGAAACTCCGGCGTCCGGGTCGCGCCCTGCGTGATGTCGAGCTCGACCCGCTGGAAGGGGATCCCGAGCTGGCCGAGGACGAGCCGGACTTTGTAGCCGTTGCCGGATTCCAGGTAGTCGTAGAGACGAACCATGCGCCCGCTGTAGCACGCATGCGGGGACGGCTCACTCGTAACGGATCAGCGTCCCGCGCAGCTCCGCCTGCTCCTCGGTCGAGGTCGTGGTGGTCTCGGTGTAGGTCCCCTTCGATTTCTTGCCCTGCTTCTTCCACTGCTCCTGGCCGCTGGTCTGCTGGGTGGCCGCGACCTCGCGCGTCGACATGGAGCCCACGATCATGCCGTTGGCGCCGCGCCGCCGCGCCTCCTCCATGAGCTTCTGCTGGAGCTGCTGGCCGGTGCTCTGGAACGGAAGAACCTCCATCTGGGCCGTCACCTCGCCCATCACGGTGTAGGGGCGCTTCACGTCGTCGGGCGAGAAGTAGAGATCGACCGCGGACGTCGGTGTGTAGCTCTGCCCGACGTAGTCGACCGACACGCATCCCGACAGCACCACGAATGCCGCCGCCAGCGCGGCGCCGAAGCTTCGACCAGCCATCCTGCCCTCCCGTCGCGGCGGGCCGAGTATCAGAGGCCGCGGGACGGGGACAACCCCGGCCGGCTCGGGCACCGGCAGCGCGCGCCGCCTCGCGTCGGCACCACGATGCCGAGGCCGCACGGACGGCCGCCGAGCGGCTCGCGGCGTCCAAAGGAAAGAAAGGACGCGACGCGGCACGGCCGGCGCGAGCGCCGGGAACGCGCCGCAGCCGTTACGGATGCGACGCGGCGCCGCCCATCCGCGCCCGTCTCGCAACCGCCCGCGGCCGGCATGCGCTTTGCTCGATCCACCTGCCATGGACGTCGAACCCGGACGGTGGCTGCGCCTGAACCCCGACAACATCGCCGGCCTCCCGGAGGACGCCGGGGTCTTCGAGATCGCCAACCTGGTCCGCAACGTCCTCTACATCGGGCGCGGCGACGGCAGCCTGCGCCGCCGCTTCACCGAGATGGGTCACCTGCCCGTCCACCTCCCGGCCAGCACCGGCGGCTACTTTTTCCGCTTCATGCTCACCGCCGAGGAACAGCAGGAGATGGACCGGCGGGTCGAGGCGTACCGGGCGCGGCACGCCGGCCGCGCGCCGCTCGGCAACATGGGCGGCCGGCCTCTGCGCCTCGCCGCACGCCGCGCGGCCTGATTCGCGCCCCGCACCCCACCGCGCCGAGCGTCGGCTTTCCGACACGCGCGGGACGTTCGTGTACGCCGTCCCATGCGCCCGCGAGTCGGGCGTCGTAGGCTACCGCACCCGCGCTGCGATCGCGTCGAGCGCCGCCGCTTCGACGTCCTCGTAGAGCGCCGCTGCGCCGTCCGGGCTCGCGGCGGCGGTCATCTCGTCGAGGATCGCGACGCCGAACGCGCCGTAGCGCTCGGCGATCGCGCGGCGCAGGAAGTGGCGCTCCTGGCGGCGCTGGCCGTCGCGGGTCTGG
Coding sequences within:
- a CDS encoding glutathione S-transferase family protein, encoding MVRLYDYLESGNGYKVRLVLGQLGIPFQRVELDITQGATRTPEFLAKNPNGRIPTVELEDGTFLAESNAICWYFAEGTPLLPNGRLAHAQVLQWMFFEQYSHEPNIATVRFWKHTHVDEERARLLPGKEKAGHAALAVMEQHLGSRTFFVGERYTIADVALYAYTHVAGEGGFDLAPYRAVRAWLSRVAAQPKHIPITQG
- a CDS encoding monovalent cation:proton antiporter-2 (CPA2) family protein, whose translation is MAVTGRGAAEAHPHHAGLVVAAESHGVELGQVVALLGAGVAAVTVFKRAGLGSVLGYLAAGLAIGPYGLGLFTDPQAILHTAELGVVMFLFVIGLEMQPSRLWKLRAQIFGLGVAQVLACGGMVTGVGVALGMTPVVAFIAAMGFTLSSTAIVMQLLDERGETASSRGQQVVSILLLEDLAIVPLLALVAFLAPGGTEVGSSRLEGVLIGLASILALVAAGRWFLNPFFRLLAAAHAREVMTAAALLVVLGAALLMQLGGLSMAMGAFLAGVLLSESTFRHQLEADIEPFRGILLGLFFLAVGMALDVGVVMRAWPTIVLGVVAFMGAKAATIYVVARLSGSSHADGLHRAALLAQGGEFAFVLYSAAAGVGLFVQETNAVLTTTVIVSMALTPVLVLALRWFEPAEPASLEGVAVPFGLDGCVLMIGFGRFGQVASQSLLARGYNVSIIDTDIDMIRNAAGFGFQVYYGDGTRLDVLHASGAGRARAIAVCVDDQAAANKIVELVQSEFPLAQLLVRAYDREHALHLIQHGIDHYVRETFESAMAFGEKALQVLGVPEDEAAAVADEIRARDAERVELEVAGGLQAGTALVLGNAGKPTPVPLTRPRRAARALSDATARAMGAPDGAEVGSER